A window of the Tachyglossus aculeatus isolate mTacAcu1 chromosome 2, mTacAcu1.pri, whole genome shotgun sequence genome harbors these coding sequences:
- the SGO1 gene encoding shugoshin 1 isoform X1, with translation MAKKNCLKKSFQDSLEDIKERMKEKRNKKLAKLGKNNSILSAKCKIITNNSTQLKSFQENNRALALALEDERNKMREAQTAILHLKKECHFLKFQLFGLKKKLISQRAEEPAQAKLSTLRGIIYQVTQKLVETVDLLNPAKDLCSSDLDQRIYSTLREEYFGDDTLTDLTVKDSREFPRCVPIHDAGLPRKSEVFQMEDNAAAKKEKQLGMTSGQSSGNTITIRKNSFRSTGRRSDVPQDPPDFNIESSSNEEGRPTCTSLPKGVSTRRHRLTKSHNELCDTMLLGDLETTYLSREFCERDGTAFSENPTGTLAIENPEENICLYGQDQITSVMLMQPGAPTEIKCTLLDPQQKQIQVKNRDVQAETRPQKRKSSGIRKPSKSASRSKERQSRGKKTGPKEKLEESTGTGDAYDFYLEESVHLTPFRPSKVNKEEMEEKCMTDDNLKEKSVSLPETSSSESSGAEEDSDELYVPFKKKSKFMQSLACKSDMGSVPMRPRSKRSLKPQKYVDEKENNTAKLTNIGADCENQNHLKAVSMDDPSVFKMVEMNSEGNEEEEETRKNLSSADNHSLREVKVLHIGATSGTCQTPHLGLKDVTNISSPSTANCRNRSTPFTCTEEKPAVSMRKRRCTLSVNYKEPALATKLRRGDPFTDTYFLNSPVFKQRKSGKRRSLKKDSLSKYNEAFVGCR, from the exons ATGGCCAAAAAAAATTGCCTCAAAAAATCTTTCCAAGACAGCCTGGAAGATATAAAGGAAcgaatgaaagagaagagaaataaaaaaCTAGCAAAGCTTGGCAAAAACAATTCCATCTTATCTGCAAAGTGCAAAATAATCA CCAATAATTCCACCCAGCTGAAAAGTTTCCAAGAAAACAACAGAGCGCTAGCTCTTGCTTTGGAAGATGAAAGAAACAAGATGCGAGAAGCCCAAACAGCCATTCTGCATTTGAAGAAAGAGTGCCATTTCCTGAAATTTCAGCTATTTGGGCTTAAAAAAAAGCTTATCTCTCAGAGGGCAGAAGAACCTGCACAG GCTAAATTGTCAACTTTGAGAGGGATTATTTATCAGGTCACCCAAAAATTGGTAGAAACAGTTGACCTTCTTAATCCAGCTAAAGACTTGTGTTCTTCTGATCTT GATCAGAGAATATATTCCACATTGAGAGAAGAATACTTTGGGGATGATACTCTCACTGATTTAACAGTAAAGGATTCACG GGAATTTCCAAGATGTGTCCCTATTCATGATGCTGGGCTACCAAGGAAATCAGAAGTATTTCAAATGGAAGATAATGCAGCCGCAAAGAAGGAAAAGCAACTTGGAATGACTTCTGGCCAGTCCTCTGGAAATACTATTACAATCAGGAAAAATTCTTTTAGAAGTACTG GTAGAAGATCTGATGTTCCTCAAGACCCACCGGATTTTAATATTGAGAGTTCTTCGAATGAAGAGGGTAGACCCACCTGTACTAGCTTACCCAAAGGAGTATCTACCCGGCGTCACCGTTTGACAAAAAGTCATAATGAATTATGTGATACTATGCTTTTGGGTGATTTGGAAACTACTTATTTGTCAAGGGAATTTTGTGAACGGGATGGAACTGCATTTAGTGAAAATCCCACAGGCACCCTTGCAATTGAAAATCCTGAAGAAAATATTTGTCTGTATGGCCAAGACCAGATCACGTCAGTGATGCTGATGCAACCAGGTGCACCCACTGAAATAAAATGTACCCTTTTGGATCCTCAACAGAAACAAATTCAAGTTAAAAATCGAGATGTTCAAGCAGAAACAAGGCCACAGAAAAGAAAATCCAGTGGGATAAGAAAGCCTTCCAAATCCGCATCAAGAAGTAAAGAGCGGCAAAGCCGTGGTAAAAAGACAGGCCCTAAGGAGAAACTGGAAGAATCAACTGGCACTGGTGATGCCTACGATTTTTATCTTGAGGAGAGTGTTCACCTCACACCTTTCCGACCAAGCAAGGTGAacaaggaggagatggaagaaaaaTGCATGACTGATGATAATTTGAAAGAAAAAAGTGTGAGTTTGCCCGAAACGAGCAGCAGTGAATCGAGTGGTGCCGAAGAGGATTCAGACGAGCTCTATGTACCTTTTAAAAAGAAGTCCAAATTCATGCAGAGTTTGGCTTGCAAATCTGATATGGGCTCAGTCCCCATGAGACCTCGTTCCAAGAGGTCATTAAAGCCACAGAAATATGTTGATGAAAAAGAGAACAACACCGCCAAGCTGACAAATATTG GTGCAGATTGTGAAAATCAAAATCACTTGAAAGCTGTGTCCATGGATGATCCTTCCGTGTTCAAGATGGTTGAAATGAATTCAGAAggaaatgaagaggaagaagaaacaagGAAGAACTTGTCCTCAGCAGATAATCATTCCCTGAGGGAAG TGAAAGTTCTCCACATAGGTGCAACCTCTGGAACTTGTCAAACCCCTCACCTCGGCCTGAAGGATGTCACCAACATCTCCTCGCCCTCTACTGCAAACTGCAGAAATCGGTCCACCCCATTCACCTGTACTGAGGAGAAGCCTGCTGTTTCCATGCGGAAGCGCCGCTGCACCCTCAGTGTGAACTATAAGGAGCCTGCACTTGCCAC GAAACTCAGAAGAGGAGACCCGTTTACGGACACGTATTTTTTGAATTCTCCGGTTTTCAAGCAGAGGAAATCTGGCAAACGCCGCTCTCTTAAAAAGGATTCGCTCTCCAAATACAACGAAGCTTTTGTTGGGTGTCGTTGA
- the SGO1 gene encoding shugoshin 1 isoform X2 has product MAKKNCLKKSFQDSLEDIKERMKEKRNKKLAKLGKNNSILSAKCKIITNNSTQLKSFQENNRALALALEDERNKMREAQTAILHLKKECHFLKFQLFGLKKKLISQRAEEPAQAKLSTLRGIIYQVTQKLVETVDLLNPAKDLCSSDLDQRIYSTLREEYFGDDTLTDLTVKDSREFPRCVPIHDAGLPRKSEVFQMEDNAAAKKEKQLGMTSGQSSGNTITIRKNSFRSRRSDVPQDPPDFNIESSSNEEGRPTCTSLPKGVSTRRHRLTKSHNELCDTMLLGDLETTYLSREFCERDGTAFSENPTGTLAIENPEENICLYGQDQITSVMLMQPGAPTEIKCTLLDPQQKQIQVKNRDVQAETRPQKRKSSGIRKPSKSASRSKERQSRGKKTGPKEKLEESTGTGDAYDFYLEESVHLTPFRPSKVNKEEMEEKCMTDDNLKEKSVSLPETSSSESSGAEEDSDELYVPFKKKSKFMQSLACKSDMGSVPMRPRSKRSLKPQKYVDEKENNTAKLTNIGADCENQNHLKAVSMDDPSVFKMVEMNSEGNEEEEETRKNLSSADNHSLREVKVLHIGATSGTCQTPHLGLKDVTNISSPSTANCRNRSTPFTCTEEKPAVSMRKRRCTLSVNYKEPALATKLRRGDPFTDTYFLNSPVFKQRKSGKRRSLKKDSLSKYNEAFVGCR; this is encoded by the exons ATGGCCAAAAAAAATTGCCTCAAAAAATCTTTCCAAGACAGCCTGGAAGATATAAAGGAAcgaatgaaagagaagagaaataaaaaaCTAGCAAAGCTTGGCAAAAACAATTCCATCTTATCTGCAAAGTGCAAAATAATCA CCAATAATTCCACCCAGCTGAAAAGTTTCCAAGAAAACAACAGAGCGCTAGCTCTTGCTTTGGAAGATGAAAGAAACAAGATGCGAGAAGCCCAAACAGCCATTCTGCATTTGAAGAAAGAGTGCCATTTCCTGAAATTTCAGCTATTTGGGCTTAAAAAAAAGCTTATCTCTCAGAGGGCAGAAGAACCTGCACAG GCTAAATTGTCAACTTTGAGAGGGATTATTTATCAGGTCACCCAAAAATTGGTAGAAACAGTTGACCTTCTTAATCCAGCTAAAGACTTGTGTTCTTCTGATCTT GATCAGAGAATATATTCCACATTGAGAGAAGAATACTTTGGGGATGATACTCTCACTGATTTAACAGTAAAGGATTCACG GGAATTTCCAAGATGTGTCCCTATTCATGATGCTGGGCTACCAAGGAAATCAGAAGTATTTCAAATGGAAGATAATGCAGCCGCAAAGAAGGAAAAGCAACTTGGAATGACTTCTGGCCAGTCCTCTGGAAATACTATTACAATCAGGAAAAATTCTTTTAGAA GTAGAAGATCTGATGTTCCTCAAGACCCACCGGATTTTAATATTGAGAGTTCTTCGAATGAAGAGGGTAGACCCACCTGTACTAGCTTACCCAAAGGAGTATCTACCCGGCGTCACCGTTTGACAAAAAGTCATAATGAATTATGTGATACTATGCTTTTGGGTGATTTGGAAACTACTTATTTGTCAAGGGAATTTTGTGAACGGGATGGAACTGCATTTAGTGAAAATCCCACAGGCACCCTTGCAATTGAAAATCCTGAAGAAAATATTTGTCTGTATGGCCAAGACCAGATCACGTCAGTGATGCTGATGCAACCAGGTGCACCCACTGAAATAAAATGTACCCTTTTGGATCCTCAACAGAAACAAATTCAAGTTAAAAATCGAGATGTTCAAGCAGAAACAAGGCCACAGAAAAGAAAATCCAGTGGGATAAGAAAGCCTTCCAAATCCGCATCAAGAAGTAAAGAGCGGCAAAGCCGTGGTAAAAAGACAGGCCCTAAGGAGAAACTGGAAGAATCAACTGGCACTGGTGATGCCTACGATTTTTATCTTGAGGAGAGTGTTCACCTCACACCTTTCCGACCAAGCAAGGTGAacaaggaggagatggaagaaaaaTGCATGACTGATGATAATTTGAAAGAAAAAAGTGTGAGTTTGCCCGAAACGAGCAGCAGTGAATCGAGTGGTGCCGAAGAGGATTCAGACGAGCTCTATGTACCTTTTAAAAAGAAGTCCAAATTCATGCAGAGTTTGGCTTGCAAATCTGATATGGGCTCAGTCCCCATGAGACCTCGTTCCAAGAGGTCATTAAAGCCACAGAAATATGTTGATGAAAAAGAGAACAACACCGCCAAGCTGACAAATATTG GTGCAGATTGTGAAAATCAAAATCACTTGAAAGCTGTGTCCATGGATGATCCTTCCGTGTTCAAGATGGTTGAAATGAATTCAGAAggaaatgaagaggaagaagaaacaagGAAGAACTTGTCCTCAGCAGATAATCATTCCCTGAGGGAAG TGAAAGTTCTCCACATAGGTGCAACCTCTGGAACTTGTCAAACCCCTCACCTCGGCCTGAAGGATGTCACCAACATCTCCTCGCCCTCTACTGCAAACTGCAGAAATCGGTCCACCCCATTCACCTGTACTGAGGAGAAGCCTGCTGTTTCCATGCGGAAGCGCCGCTGCACCCTCAGTGTGAACTATAAGGAGCCTGCACTTGCCAC GAAACTCAGAAGAGGAGACCCGTTTACGGACACGTATTTTTTGAATTCTCCGGTTTTCAAGCAGAGGAAATCTGGCAAACGCCGCTCTCTTAAAAAGGATTCGCTCTCCAAATACAACGAAGCTTTTGTTGGGTGTCGTTGA
- the SGO1 gene encoding shugoshin 1 isoform X3: protein MAKKNCLKKSFQDSLEDIKERMKEKRNKKLAKLGKNNSILSAKCKIITNNSTQLKSFQENNRALALALEDERNKMREAQTAILHLKKECHFLKFQLFGLKKKLISQRAEEPAQAKLSTLRGIIYQVTQKLVETVDLLNPAKDLCSSDLDQRIYSTLREEYFGDDTLTDLTVKDSREFPRCVPIHDAGLPRKSEVFQMEDNAAAKKEKQLGMTSGQSSGNTITIRKNSFRSTGRRSDVPQDPPDFNIESSSNEEGRPTCTSLPKGVSTRRHRLTKSHNELCDTMLLGDLETTYLSREFCERDGTAFSENPTGTLAIENPEENICLYGQDQITSVMLMQPGAPTEIKCTLLDPQQKQIQVKNRDVQAETRPQKRKSSGIRKPSKSASRSKERQSRGKKTGPKEKLEESTGTGDAYDFYLEESVHLTPFRPSKVNKEEMEEKCMTDDNLKEKSVSLPETSSSESSGAEEDSDELYVPFKKKSKFMQSLACKSDMGSVPMRPRSKRSLKPQKYVDEKENNTAKLTNIGADCENQNHLKAVSMDDPSVFKMVEMNSEGNEEEEETRKNLSSADNHSLREGATSGTCQTPHLGLKDVTNISSPSTANCRNRSTPFTCTEEKPAVSMRKRRCTLSVNYKEPALATKLRRGDPFTDTYFLNSPVFKQRKSGKRRSLKKDSLSKYNEAFVGCR from the exons ATGGCCAAAAAAAATTGCCTCAAAAAATCTTTCCAAGACAGCCTGGAAGATATAAAGGAAcgaatgaaagagaagagaaataaaaaaCTAGCAAAGCTTGGCAAAAACAATTCCATCTTATCTGCAAAGTGCAAAATAATCA CCAATAATTCCACCCAGCTGAAAAGTTTCCAAGAAAACAACAGAGCGCTAGCTCTTGCTTTGGAAGATGAAAGAAACAAGATGCGAGAAGCCCAAACAGCCATTCTGCATTTGAAGAAAGAGTGCCATTTCCTGAAATTTCAGCTATTTGGGCTTAAAAAAAAGCTTATCTCTCAGAGGGCAGAAGAACCTGCACAG GCTAAATTGTCAACTTTGAGAGGGATTATTTATCAGGTCACCCAAAAATTGGTAGAAACAGTTGACCTTCTTAATCCAGCTAAAGACTTGTGTTCTTCTGATCTT GATCAGAGAATATATTCCACATTGAGAGAAGAATACTTTGGGGATGATACTCTCACTGATTTAACAGTAAAGGATTCACG GGAATTTCCAAGATGTGTCCCTATTCATGATGCTGGGCTACCAAGGAAATCAGAAGTATTTCAAATGGAAGATAATGCAGCCGCAAAGAAGGAAAAGCAACTTGGAATGACTTCTGGCCAGTCCTCTGGAAATACTATTACAATCAGGAAAAATTCTTTTAGAAGTACTG GTAGAAGATCTGATGTTCCTCAAGACCCACCGGATTTTAATATTGAGAGTTCTTCGAATGAAGAGGGTAGACCCACCTGTACTAGCTTACCCAAAGGAGTATCTACCCGGCGTCACCGTTTGACAAAAAGTCATAATGAATTATGTGATACTATGCTTTTGGGTGATTTGGAAACTACTTATTTGTCAAGGGAATTTTGTGAACGGGATGGAACTGCATTTAGTGAAAATCCCACAGGCACCCTTGCAATTGAAAATCCTGAAGAAAATATTTGTCTGTATGGCCAAGACCAGATCACGTCAGTGATGCTGATGCAACCAGGTGCACCCACTGAAATAAAATGTACCCTTTTGGATCCTCAACAGAAACAAATTCAAGTTAAAAATCGAGATGTTCAAGCAGAAACAAGGCCACAGAAAAGAAAATCCAGTGGGATAAGAAAGCCTTCCAAATCCGCATCAAGAAGTAAAGAGCGGCAAAGCCGTGGTAAAAAGACAGGCCCTAAGGAGAAACTGGAAGAATCAACTGGCACTGGTGATGCCTACGATTTTTATCTTGAGGAGAGTGTTCACCTCACACCTTTCCGACCAAGCAAGGTGAacaaggaggagatggaagaaaaaTGCATGACTGATGATAATTTGAAAGAAAAAAGTGTGAGTTTGCCCGAAACGAGCAGCAGTGAATCGAGTGGTGCCGAAGAGGATTCAGACGAGCTCTATGTACCTTTTAAAAAGAAGTCCAAATTCATGCAGAGTTTGGCTTGCAAATCTGATATGGGCTCAGTCCCCATGAGACCTCGTTCCAAGAGGTCATTAAAGCCACAGAAATATGTTGATGAAAAAGAGAACAACACCGCCAAGCTGACAAATATTG GTGCAGATTGTGAAAATCAAAATCACTTGAAAGCTGTGTCCATGGATGATCCTTCCGTGTTCAAGATGGTTGAAATGAATTCAGAAggaaatgaagaggaagaagaaacaagGAAGAACTTGTCCTCAGCAGATAATCATTCCCTGAGGGAAG GTGCAACCTCTGGAACTTGTCAAACCCCTCACCTCGGCCTGAAGGATGTCACCAACATCTCCTCGCCCTCTACTGCAAACTGCAGAAATCGGTCCACCCCATTCACCTGTACTGAGGAGAAGCCTGCTGTTTCCATGCGGAAGCGCCGCTGCACCCTCAGTGTGAACTATAAGGAGCCTGCACTTGCCAC GAAACTCAGAAGAGGAGACCCGTTTACGGACACGTATTTTTTGAATTCTCCGGTTTTCAAGCAGAGGAAATCTGGCAAACGCCGCTCTCTTAAAAAGGATTCGCTCTCCAAATACAACGAAGCTTTTGTTGGGTGTCGTTGA